A stretch of the Bacillus licheniformis DSM 13 = ATCC 14580 genome encodes the following:
- a CDS encoding pyruvate oxidase, whose translation MANKTAGKIAAELLKEWNIDHVYGMPGDSVNEFIDELRHEENSLRFIQVRHEETAALAAAADAKLTGKIGVCLSIAGPGAVHLLNGLYDAKADGAPVLAITGQVSSDEIGRDYFQEIGLERMFEDVALFNQQVHSAEALPDLLNQAIRTAYSQKGAAVLSVSDDLFAEKIKRKPVYTSALYIEGDLEPKKSQLMQCAQLINQAKKPVILAGRGMKSARDELLEFADKAAAPIIVTLPAKGVVPDRHPHMLGNLGHIGTKPAYEAMEESDLLIMLGTSFPYRDYLPEDAPAIQLDNNPAKIGKRYPVTAGLVCDAKKGLFELTKTIERKSNRAFLESCIQHMRKWRYEVEKDEQVATEPLKPQQVIARLEDAVADDAVLSVDVGNVTVWTARHFNMTNQDFLISSWLGTMGCGLPGAISAKLSHPERQVVAVCGDGGFSMSMHDFPTAVKYELPIVVVILNNQNLGMIQYEQQEKGHVNYATALENVDYAKFAEACGGKGFSVTKHEELIPALKSAFHSQKPSIIDVAIEDEPPLPGKISYTQAVNYSKYMIKKLVEKKELDLPPLKKSLKRIF comes from the coding sequence ATGGCAAACAAAACCGCAGGAAAAATAGCTGCAGAACTGCTGAAGGAATGGAACATTGATCATGTTTACGGCATGCCGGGCGACAGCGTCAACGAATTTATCGATGAATTGCGGCATGAAGAAAACAGCCTCCGCTTCATTCAAGTGCGTCATGAAGAAACCGCTGCTCTCGCTGCCGCAGCCGATGCAAAGCTGACAGGCAAAATCGGCGTCTGCCTTTCGATAGCGGGCCCGGGCGCCGTTCATCTGCTGAACGGCTTGTATGATGCGAAAGCTGACGGGGCGCCTGTGCTTGCGATTACAGGACAGGTGTCTTCGGATGAAATCGGGAGAGATTATTTTCAGGAGATCGGTCTTGAACGAATGTTTGAGGATGTGGCTCTCTTTAATCAGCAGGTGCATTCGGCTGAAGCCCTGCCAGATCTTTTGAATCAGGCGATCCGTACCGCATACAGCCAAAAAGGGGCCGCCGTTCTGAGCGTATCCGATGATCTGTTTGCAGAAAAGATTAAGCGGAAGCCGGTTTATACGTCTGCGCTTTATATCGAAGGCGATCTTGAACCGAAGAAAAGCCAGCTGATGCAGTGTGCACAATTGATTAACCAGGCAAAAAAACCGGTGATTTTAGCGGGACGGGGAATGAAATCGGCGAGAGACGAGCTGCTCGAGTTTGCAGATAAAGCGGCCGCTCCGATCATTGTCACACTCCCAGCGAAAGGGGTCGTACCTGATCGGCACCCGCATATGCTCGGGAACCTCGGACACATCGGCACAAAGCCTGCATATGAAGCGATGGAGGAAAGCGATCTGTTGATCATGCTGGGGACTTCATTTCCGTACCGCGATTATCTGCCGGAAGATGCCCCGGCTATTCAGCTTGACAACAATCCGGCGAAAATCGGCAAACGGTATCCTGTCACCGCCGGCCTTGTCTGCGATGCGAAAAAAGGGCTTTTTGAACTGACGAAAACAATTGAACGGAAATCGAACCGCGCATTTTTGGAAAGCTGTATACAACATATGAGGAAGTGGCGTTATGAAGTTGAAAAAGACGAACAGGTAGCGACAGAGCCGCTGAAGCCTCAGCAGGTGATTGCAAGACTTGAGGACGCGGTCGCAGATGATGCGGTTCTGTCCGTTGACGTCGGAAATGTGACGGTTTGGACGGCGCGCCATTTTAATATGACCAATCAGGATTTTTTGATATCAAGCTGGCTTGGCACGATGGGATGCGGTCTTCCAGGCGCGATTTCTGCAAAGCTTTCCCATCCGGAACGCCAGGTTGTAGCCGTGTGCGGAGACGGCGGTTTCAGCATGTCTATGCACGATTTTCCGACTGCTGTCAAATACGAACTGCCCATTGTTGTTGTGATTTTAAATAATCAGAACTTGGGAATGATTCAATATGAACAGCAGGAAAAAGGGCATGTTAATTATGCGACGGCGCTCGAAAACGTCGATTATGCCAAGTTTGCCGAAGCCTGCGGCGGGAAGGGCTTCAGCGTGACAAAGCACGAAGAGCTTATTCCTGCTTTGAAAAGCGCCTTTCATTCACAAAAGCCGTCGATTATCGATGTGGCAATTGAAGACGAACCGCCTCTTCCGGGAAAAATATCCTATACACAAGCTGTAAACTACAGCAAATATATGATCAAAAAACTAGTTGAGAAAAAAGAGCTCGACTTGCCGCCGCTGAAAAAAAGTTTAAAAAGGATTTTTTAG
- a CDS encoding APC family permease → MYSAIKRFLIGKPLKSKELREQKITKTKALALLSSDALSSVAYGTEQILIVLAAVSSAALWYSLPIAAGVMILLTALILSYRQIIFSYPHGGGAYVVSRENLGVNPGLVAGGSLLVDYILTVAVSVSAGTDAITSAVPMLHPYHLLIAIVLVLLIMVLNLRGLTESASILAYPVYLFVAALLILIAAGSYKLLTGQIEPAEHAAVGTPVAGLSLFLLLKAFSSGCSALTGVEAISNAIPAFKDPAPKNAANTLAMMGILLAVLFSGITMLAFGYGITPKSEETVVSQIASETFGRSFLYFFIQGTTSMILVLAANTGFSAFPQLAFNLARDKYMPRMFTVRGDRLGYSNGIIFLGIASIVLIVLFNGQTEHLIPLYAVGVFIPFTLSQTGMCLKWMREKPDGWIAKMIINAAGAAISAVVLLILFITKFALVWPIVIFMPIVIWAFYVVKKHYTAVSEQLRITGKPLEPIKGNIVIVPVAGVTSVVEKSVQYAKTLSDQVIAVHVSFDKEEEKKIEKKWEALQNGVRLVTLYSSYRSLIHPLEKFLETVEAKAASYNYSVMVLVPQFIPKKSWHNILHNQSALLLRLRLLWKKDIVVATLPYHFKK, encoded by the coding sequence ATGTATAGTGCAATAAAGCGGTTTTTAATCGGGAAGCCATTGAAATCAAAAGAGCTTAGAGAACAAAAGATTACAAAAACAAAAGCATTGGCTTTGCTTTCCTCTGACGCCCTGTCTTCCGTCGCTTACGGAACAGAGCAGATTCTGATCGTTTTGGCGGCTGTCAGTTCCGCCGCATTATGGTATTCTCTGCCGATTGCCGCAGGCGTCATGATTTTATTGACGGCATTAATTCTTTCATACCGGCAGATCATTTTTTCTTATCCGCACGGAGGAGGAGCTTATGTTGTATCAAGGGAAAACCTTGGAGTGAACCCGGGGCTGGTCGCAGGAGGGTCTCTTCTTGTCGATTATATTTTGACAGTAGCCGTCAGCGTTTCCGCGGGAACCGACGCCATTACATCGGCAGTTCCTATGTTGCATCCGTATCATCTTCTGATAGCGATTGTGCTGGTGCTTTTGATTATGGTTTTAAATTTACGAGGGCTGACAGAATCGGCTTCAATATTGGCATACCCTGTGTATTTATTTGTGGCCGCTCTCTTGATTCTGATCGCGGCAGGCAGCTACAAGCTGCTTACCGGGCAAATCGAGCCGGCGGAGCATGCTGCAGTCGGCACGCCTGTTGCCGGGCTGTCCCTGTTTCTCCTGCTTAAAGCTTTTTCTTCAGGCTGTTCGGCATTAACCGGCGTAGAGGCGATTTCCAATGCGATACCTGCTTTTAAAGATCCCGCGCCAAAAAATGCCGCAAATACCCTTGCGATGATGGGGATATTGCTGGCTGTCCTGTTTTCGGGGATTACAATGCTTGCTTTCGGTTACGGCATCACGCCGAAAAGCGAAGAGACGGTTGTTTCGCAGATTGCATCGGAAACATTCGGGCGGTCTTTCCTTTACTTTTTCATTCAGGGCACGACTTCAATGATTTTAGTGCTGGCGGCAAATACCGGGTTCTCGGCCTTCCCGCAGCTTGCGTTTAATTTGGCCCGGGATAAATATATGCCGAGAATGTTTACGGTCAGAGGAGACCGCTTAGGGTATTCAAACGGGATCATCTTTCTCGGTATTGCATCGATTGTGCTGATTGTGCTGTTTAACGGACAGACGGAGCATCTCATTCCTTTATATGCGGTCGGCGTGTTTATACCGTTTACCCTTTCGCAGACGGGGATGTGCTTGAAATGGATGAGGGAAAAGCCGGACGGCTGGATTGCAAAAATGATCATTAATGCAGCAGGAGCCGCCATCTCCGCTGTCGTGCTGCTGATTTTATTCATTACAAAGTTTGCGCTTGTTTGGCCGATTGTCATCTTCATGCCGATTGTCATTTGGGCCTTTTATGTGGTGAAAAAGCACTATACAGCGGTGAGCGAGCAGCTGAGAATAACAGGCAAGCCTTTGGAGCCGATCAAAGGAAATATCGTCATTGTACCTGTCGCGGGTGTGACAAGCGTCGTCGAAAAGTCGGTCCAATACGCAAAAACCTTGTCAGATCAAGTGATTGCGGTTCATGTATCATTTGACAAAGAAGAAGAGAAAAAGATTGAGAAGAAATGGGAGGCTCTTCAAAACGGGGTCAGGCTTGTAACGCTTTATTCCTCATACCGAAGCTTGATCCACCCATTGGAAAAGTTTCTGGAAACAGTTGAAGCCAAAGCGGCGAGCTACAACTACTCTGTGATGGTTCTCGTACCCCAGTTCATTCCGAAAAAAAGCTGGCACAACATTCTTCACAATCAGTCCGCGCTTTTGCTGCGGCTGAGGCTCCTGTGGAAAAAAGACATAGTTGTTGCCACGCTTCCATACCATTTTAAAAAGTAA
- a CDS encoding GlsB/YeaQ/YmgE family stress response membrane protein: MLGFLVSLIVAIVIGLIGGAIGGHGAPGSMVIGFIGAWIGHGLFGTWGPDIAGFAIFPAIIGAAILVFILNLIFRGRMGSQA; this comes from the coding sequence ATGTTAGGATTTCTCGTTTCTTTAATCGTAGCCATTGTCATCGGATTAATCGGAGGTGCAATCGGAGGCCACGGTGCACCGGGCTCCATGGTCATCGGCTTTATCGGAGCTTGGATCGGCCACGGGCTGTTTGGTACGTGGGGGCCTGATATTGCGGGATTCGCCATCTTTCCGGCGATTATCGGAGCCGCAATTCTCGTCTTCATTTTAAACCTGATCTTCCGCGGAAGAATGGGTTCTCAAGCATAA
- a CDS encoding GNAT family N-acetyltransferase — MFKLMVRDDLYLKMLEPKDARAVYMQIQQSKDVLRKWLFWVDGTKQLEDTEAFIEESMKQAAANNGFQAGIWHQGQFAGIIGLHYINWINRTTSIGYWLGEPFQGKGMMTDACRALIDTLFSEYDLNRIEIRAAVQNVKSQAIPERLGFTKEGCLRQCEWLHDHFADHFVYGLLKEEYEARSK; from the coding sequence ATGTTTAAATTAATGGTACGTGATGATCTGTATTTAAAAATGCTCGAACCAAAAGATGCCAGGGCCGTTTATATGCAGATCCAACAGTCTAAAGATGTGTTGCGGAAATGGCTGTTTTGGGTGGACGGCACAAAGCAGCTGGAAGATACCGAAGCTTTTATCGAAGAAAGCATGAAACAGGCCGCTGCAAACAACGGGTTTCAAGCGGGAATATGGCATCAAGGCCAATTTGCCGGAATCATCGGACTCCATTACATTAACTGGATCAACCGCACGACTTCGATCGGCTATTGGCTCGGGGAGCCTTTTCAAGGAAAAGGAATGATGACGGATGCCTGCCGGGCGCTGATCGATACGCTTTTCAGCGAATACGATTTAAACCGGATTGAAATCAGGGCCGCTGTTCAAAACGTAAAAAGCCAGGCCATTCCGGAAAGGCTCGGCTTCACGAAAGAAGGCTGCCTCAGACAATGCGAGTGGCTCCACGACCACTTCGCCGACCATTTCGTATACGGGCTTCTGAAAGAGGAATATGAGGCCCGCAGCAAATGA
- a CDS encoding Lrp/AsnC family transcriptional regulator: MKIDDLDFKIIAELKKDSRLSMRELGRKISLSAPSVTERVRRLESFGVIKKYTLDIDYQKVGLPVSCIIEATVKNGEYERFKAYIERLPNIEFCYRIAGAACYMLKINAESLAKIEAFINETSPYAQTVTHVIFSEIETKES; encoded by the coding sequence ATGAAAATTGATGATCTCGATTTTAAAATCATAGCCGAATTAAAGAAAGACAGCCGTTTATCGATGCGGGAGCTGGGCAGGAAGATCAGCCTTTCGGCACCGTCTGTGACCGAAAGAGTCAGGCGGCTCGAATCGTTCGGCGTCATAAAAAAATATACGCTGGACATCGATTACCAAAAGGTCGGTCTTCCCGTTTCCTGCATCATTGAAGCAACGGTGAAAAACGGGGAATACGAGAGGTTTAAAGCGTATATCGAACGCCTCCCGAACATTGAATTCTGCTACCGGATCGCGGGAGCTGCCTGCTATATGCTGAAAATCAATGCAGAGAGCCTGGCGAAGATCGAAGCGTTTATCAATGAAACGTCTCCATATGCCCAAACCGTGACACACGTGATTTTTTCGGAAATTGAAACAAAGGAATCGTGA
- a CDS encoding IS3 family transposase (programmed frameshift), with protein sequence MGTRVHYAEEVKWEVIKMKQAGMTNKEIMEQLGIKNKTQIKTWMRWYKTGQTYRFSQQVGKQYSYGKESEEMSELEELKLKNKQLEAQLAIIKKVPGDRKELEPRVIVQVVEELSATFKIIDILGVLGIPKSTYYRWKKKYKKVELTSLEELVIKLCKKNFYHYGHRKIKSILNRKYGINVNRKTVQKIMQKFEIQCQVKKKRQKYICGESNIIVPNTLNRNFKASRLNEKWVTDITYLPYGSTMLYLSTIMDLYNNEIVAYKIGTSQDINLVLDTLREAVELRKPVGLLLHSDQGSVYTSHAYQNLAKEKGITTSMSRKGNCHDNAVIESFHSSLKSEGFNAQSRASISNSKVVQIVNQYMYRYNHVRIQAKLNYLSPLEYRGQAA encoded by the exons ATGGGCACAAGAGTACATTACGCAGAAGAAGTAAAATGGGAAGTAATTAAAATGAAACAAGCTGGAATGACAAACAAAGAAATAATGGAACAACTGGGGATAAAAAATAAGACTCAAATTAAAACATGGATGCGATGGTACAAAACAGGCCAAACCTATCGATTTTCGCAACAAGTTGGAAAACAATATTCCTACGGTAAAGAATCGGAGGAAATGAGTGAGCTAGAAGAATTAAAACTAAAGAATAAACAGCTAGAGGCTCAATTGGCAATTATAA AAAAAGTACCAGGAGATCGAAAGGAGTTGGAGCCACGAGTCATTGTCCAAGTTGTAGAAGAACTCTCAGCCACTTTTAAAATAATTGATATTCTTGGAGTATTAGGCATACCTAAGTCAACATATTACCGTTGGAAAAAGAAGTATAAAAAAGTTGAGCTAACTTCATTAGAAGAGCTAGTAATCAAGCTGTGTAAGAAAAACTTCTATCACTATGGTCATCGTAAAATTAAATCCATCTTAAACAGAAAGTATGGGATAAATGTAAACCGCAAAACTGTACAAAAAATTATGCAAAAGTTTGAGATTCAGTGTCAAGTTAAGAAGAAGCGACAAAAGTACATTTGTGGTGAGAGTAATATTATTGTGCCGAACACTCTCAATCGTAATTTTAAAGCAAGCCGATTAAATGAAAAATGGGTAACCGACATTACCTACTTACCTTATGGCTCGACTATGTTATATTTATCAACGATTATGGACTTATATAACAACGAAATAGTGGCTTACAAAATAGGTACGAGCCAAGATATTAACCTAGTATTAGACACATTGAGGGAAGCTGTAGAATTACGTAAACCAGTAGGGTTACTTCTTCATAGCGACCAGGGATCTGTCTATACTTCACATGCATATCAGAATTTGGCCAAAGAAAAAGGCATTACCACAAGCATGTCTCGAAAAGGAAACTGCCATGATAATGCCGTCATTGAATCCTTTCACTCCTCGCTAAAGTCGGAAGGATTTAACGCTCAAAGTAGAGCATCTATATCCAATTCTAAAGTAGTACAAATTGTAAATCAATACATGTATCGATATAATCATGTACGAATTCAGGCAAAATTAAACTACCTGTCCCCACTGGAATACAGGGGACAGGCAGCATAG
- a CDS encoding Nramp family divalent metal transporter: protein MVSHDLSKHSQISKEAQDALDGKSKGFKRLLPFLGPAFIAAIAYIDPGNFATNIAAGSKYGYLLLWVILFSNIMALLIQSLSAKLGIATGKNLPEVAREEFPKPVSIGLWIQGELVVIATDLAEFIGAALGLYLLFGIPMLEASIIAAAGSFAILELQRRGVRPLEAAITGMLFIVVIAFAFQTFFAKPDIGSVLEGMFVPRFDGADSILLAAGILGATVMPHAIYLHSALTQRRVVGKTEAEKKKIFRFEFIDILIAMLIAGAINASMLIVAAALFYKNGIFVEDLDVAFSHFSSMVSPLSAVLFGVGLLTAGLSSSSVGTLSGDIIMQGFINFRIPLYLRRFITILPPIAIIASGVNPTTALVLSQVVLSFGIAFALIPLILFTSNKRIMGSLKNAKWITAVSWLIAALIVALNIFLIYDTFSG from the coding sequence ATGGTCAGTCACGATTTGTCCAAACACTCGCAAATATCAAAAGAAGCCCAAGATGCACTGGATGGAAAAAGCAAAGGCTTCAAAAGGCTGCTCCCTTTTTTGGGTCCGGCGTTTATCGCGGCTATAGCCTATATTGATCCAGGCAATTTCGCCACAAATATCGCGGCTGGTTCGAAATACGGCTACTTGCTTTTATGGGTAATCCTTTTTTCAAATATTATGGCTTTGCTGATTCAGTCATTGTCAGCCAAACTGGGAATTGCAACGGGTAAAAACCTGCCCGAAGTCGCCCGGGAAGAATTCCCCAAACCGGTCTCCATCGGCTTGTGGATTCAGGGAGAGCTTGTCGTGATCGCGACGGACTTGGCCGAATTTATCGGAGCTGCTCTCGGGCTCTACTTGCTGTTCGGCATACCGATGCTTGAAGCATCGATTATTGCTGCCGCCGGATCTTTCGCCATTTTGGAACTGCAAAGGCGCGGCGTCAGACCGCTTGAAGCGGCGATAACAGGAATGCTTTTCATCGTCGTGATCGCATTTGCCTTTCAAACGTTTTTTGCAAAACCTGATATCGGATCGGTTTTGGAGGGCATGTTTGTCCCCCGCTTCGATGGTGCTGACAGCATCCTGCTGGCGGCGGGAATCTTGGGAGCGACGGTGATGCCGCATGCCATCTATCTTCATTCCGCTCTCACACAGCGAAGAGTGGTCGGAAAAACGGAAGCGGAAAAGAAAAAGATATTCCGCTTTGAGTTCATCGACATTTTGATCGCCATGCTGATTGCCGGAGCAATCAATGCGAGCATGCTGATCGTAGCCGCTGCACTGTTTTATAAGAACGGCATTTTCGTCGAAGACCTTGATGTGGCCTTCAGCCACTTCAGCAGCATGGTCAGTCCGCTTTCCGCCGTATTGTTCGGCGTCGGCCTGTTAACAGCCGGTTTATCAAGTTCGTCTGTCGGAACGCTTTCAGGAGATATTATCATGCAGGGCTTCATTAATTTCAGGATTCCGCTTTATTTAAGACGGTTCATTACGATTTTGCCGCCGATCGCTATTATTGCTTCAGGGGTGAATCCGACAACCGCTCTTGTCTTGAGCCAGGTCGTCCTGTCATTCGGCATCGCCTTTGCCCTTATCCCGCTTATCTTATTTACGAGCAATAAACGCATTATGGGGAGCCTGAAAAATGCAAAGTGGATAACAGCCGTCTCATGGCTGATCGCTGCCTTAATCGTCGCCCTCAATATTTTCCTGATTTACGATACATTTTCTGGTTAA
- the aspA gene encoding aspartate ammonia-lyase — translation MDTKATRIEKDFLGEKEVPVDAYYGVQTMRAVENFPITGYQIDEELIKALAMVKKAAALANMDIKRLYKELGEVIVKAAGEIAEGLWHEHFIVDPIQGGAGTSMNMNTNEVIANRGLELLGKEKGDYFHLSPNTHVNMAQSTNDVFPTAIHLATLNHLKRLLSTMEHMLDAFRKKAAEFDSVIKMGRTHLQDAVPIRLGQEFEAYSRVIERDIQRIRQSQHHLYEVNMGATAVGTGLNADPRYIQNVVAHLSDISGYQLTGADHLVDATQNTDAYTEVSAALKVGMMNMSKIANDLRLMASGPRAGLAEIRLPPRQPGSSIMPGKVNPVMPELMNQIAFQVIGNDNTICLASEAGQLELNVMEPVLVFNLLQSIKIMNNGFRVFTDYCITGIEANEIRLKEFVEKSVGTITAVNPHLGYEAAARIAKEAIATGRSVRELCLLHDVLTEEELDLILDPYEMTHPGIAGASLLEE, via the coding sequence ATGGATACGAAAGCAACCAGGATCGAGAAGGATTTTCTAGGTGAAAAAGAAGTTCCCGTTGACGCCTATTACGGCGTACAAACCATGAGAGCCGTGGAGAACTTTCCGATTACAGGCTATCAGATTGATGAAGAGCTGATTAAAGCTTTGGCAATGGTCAAAAAAGCGGCGGCTCTCGCCAACATGGATATTAAACGTTTATATAAAGAGCTTGGCGAAGTCATCGTAAAAGCTGCCGGCGAAATAGCGGAAGGGCTCTGGCACGAGCATTTTATTGTCGATCCCATTCAAGGCGGCGCCGGCACTTCAATGAATATGAATACGAATGAAGTTATCGCAAACAGAGGTTTAGAACTTTTAGGGAAAGAAAAAGGGGATTACTTCCATTTAAGTCCGAACACACATGTCAATATGGCCCAATCAACGAATGATGTGTTTCCGACAGCCATTCATCTGGCCACATTGAATCACTTAAAACGGCTCTTATCGACGATGGAGCATATGTTGGATGCCTTCCGCAAAAAAGCGGCGGAATTCGATTCAGTCATTAAAATGGGCCGCACCCATCTTCAGGATGCCGTCCCGATCAGGCTCGGCCAGGAATTCGAAGCCTACTCCCGGGTGATCGAACGCGATATTCAGCGGATCAGGCAGTCGCAGCATCATCTCTATGAAGTCAATATGGGGGCCACGGCCGTCGGCACAGGTTTGAACGCCGATCCGAGATATATTCAAAACGTTGTCGCGCACCTCTCAGATATTAGCGGCTATCAGCTGACCGGCGCAGACCATCTTGTCGATGCCACACAAAACACGGATGCCTACACAGAAGTATCGGCTGCTTTGAAAGTCGGCATGATGAACATGTCCAAGATCGCCAACGATTTACGTTTAATGGCGTCTGGCCCGAGGGCAGGTCTAGCCGAGATCCGGCTGCCGCCCCGCCAGCCCGGCTCCTCCATCATGCCCGGCAAAGTAAATCCGGTGATGCCTGAGCTGATGAACCAGATCGCATTTCAGGTGATCGGCAACGATAATACCATCTGCCTTGCATCAGAGGCGGGTCAGCTTGAGTTAAACGTGATGGAGCCCGTGCTTGTCTTTAATTTGCTGCAGTCGATTAAAATCATGAACAACGGATTTCGCGTATTTACCGATTACTGCATCACCGGGATTGAAGCGAATGAGATCAGGCTGAAGGAATTCGTTGAAAAAAGCGTAGGGACCATTACGGCTGTCAATCCGCACCTTGGCTATGAAGCCGCCGCACGAATTGCGAAAGAAGCGATCGCCACAGGACGATCAGTGCGCGAGCTGTGTTTGCTCCATGATGTTTTAACAGAGGAAGAATTGGATCTCATTCTGGATCCTTATGAAATGACGCATCCGGGCATCGCAGGCGCTTCGCTTCTCGAGGAATAG
- a CDS encoding DNA topoisomerase III: MSKTVVLAEKPSVGRDLARVLKCHKKGNGYLEGDRYIVTWALGHLVTLADPEGYGKEYQSWRLEDLPIIPEPLKLVVIKKTGKQFQAVKSQLIRKDVKDIVIATDAGREGELVARWIIEKAKVTKPLKRLWISSVTDKAIKDGFKNLKNGKDFENLYHSAVARAEADWIVGINATRALTTKFNAQLSCGRVQTPTLAMIAKREEDIKNFKPVPYFGLRAAVDGMTLTWQDKKTSQTRTFNASVTSQLAGALQGKPAVIVDLKKTAKKSFAPGLYDLTELQRDAHKRFGFSAKETLSVLQKLYEQHKLVTYPRTDSRFLSNDIVPTLKDRLEGMQVKPYAQHVARILKRGVKANKSFVNDAKVSDHHAIIPTEEPLALGALSEKERKLYDLIAKRFLAVLMPPFEYEETKVFAEIGGETFTAKGKTVQSQGWKAVYDFADEDDDEEEKDQTLPKLAKGDTLSVRSLTETKGETKPPARFNEGTLLSAMENPAAFMQGEEKNLVKTLGETGGLGTVATRADIIEKLFNTFLIEKKGKDIYITSKGKQLLELVPSDLKSPALTAEWEQKLSGIAKGKLKSSAFIKEMKEYAKQTIREIKSSNQKFKHDNITGTHCPDCGKLMLKVNGKRGTMLVCQDRECGHRKTVAKQTNARCPVCHKRMELRGHGEGQTFACVCGHREKLSVFEKRRAKDKNSKASKRDVHSYMKKQNKDEPINNALAEQLKKLKLDQ; this comes from the coding sequence GTGTCTAAAACAGTTGTTTTAGCAGAAAAACCTTCAGTCGGCCGTGACTTGGCCCGCGTGCTGAAGTGTCATAAAAAAGGAAACGGATATCTTGAAGGCGACCGCTATATCGTGACATGGGCGCTCGGCCATCTGGTCACATTGGCGGACCCTGAAGGATACGGAAAGGAATACCAGTCTTGGCGGCTTGAAGACCTGCCGATCATCCCTGAGCCTTTAAAGCTCGTCGTGATCAAAAAGACCGGAAAACAGTTTCAGGCGGTAAAATCGCAGCTGATCAGAAAAGATGTCAAAGACATCGTCATTGCAACCGATGCCGGCCGGGAAGGCGAGCTCGTCGCCCGCTGGATCATCGAAAAAGCAAAGGTCACGAAGCCATTGAAGCGTCTGTGGATTTCATCTGTTACTGACAAAGCGATCAAAGACGGATTTAAAAACTTAAAGAACGGCAAAGACTTTGAAAACCTTTACCATTCAGCTGTGGCTCGAGCTGAAGCCGATTGGATCGTCGGCATCAACGCGACGAGGGCGCTGACAACGAAATTCAACGCCCAGCTTTCCTGCGGGCGCGTACAGACGCCGACGCTGGCAATGATCGCCAAAAGAGAGGAAGATATTAAGAACTTTAAACCCGTCCCTTATTTCGGCTTGCGCGCAGCGGTCGACGGCATGACGCTGACATGGCAGGACAAAAAGACGTCACAGACACGCACGTTCAACGCATCTGTGACGTCGCAGCTTGCAGGAGCGCTGCAAGGCAAACCGGCCGTCATCGTCGACTTGAAAAAAACGGCGAAAAAAAGCTTTGCTCCCGGACTTTATGATCTGACTGAGCTGCAGAGGGACGCCCATAAACGCTTCGGCTTTTCCGCAAAAGAAACGCTGTCCGTTTTGCAGAAGCTCTATGAGCAGCACAAGCTCGTCACCTATCCGCGGACGGACTCAAGGTTTCTTTCCAATGACATCGTCCCGACGCTGAAAGACCGTTTGGAAGGCATGCAGGTGAAGCCTTATGCCCAGCATGTGGCCCGGATCCTGAAGCGGGGGGTTAAAGCCAATAAAAGCTTTGTCAACGATGCGAAAGTATCCGATCACCACGCGATTATTCCGACGGAAGAGCCGCTTGCGCTCGGCGCGTTAAGCGAAAAGGAAAGAAAGCTTTACGATTTGATCGCGAAGCGCTTCCTCGCTGTTTTAATGCCGCCGTTTGAATATGAAGAAACAAAAGTGTTTGCCGAAATCGGCGGAGAAACCTTTACGGCAAAAGGGAAAACAGTTCAGTCGCAAGGCTGGAAAGCGGTGTACGATTTCGCAGACGAAGATGATGACGAGGAAGAAAAGGATCAAACCCTTCCAAAACTCGCAAAAGGCGACACGCTTTCCGTCCGGTCTTTGACAGAGACGAAGGGTGAAACAAAACCGCCGGCGCGGTTTAATGAAGGAACATTGCTGTCTGCGATGGAGAATCCAGCCGCATTTATGCAGGGAGAAGAAAAAAACCTTGTGAAAACCCTCGGAGAGACGGGCGGACTTGGGACGGTCGCGACACGCGCCGATATTATCGAAAAGCTGTTCAACACGTTCCTGATTGAGAAAAAAGGAAAAGATATTTACATTACTTCAAAAGGAAAACAGCTCCTTGAGCTTGTTCCGTCAGATTTAAAATCTCCGGCCCTCACCGCCGAATGGGAGCAGAAGCTGTCAGGCATTGCGAAAGGAAAGCTGAAATCTTCAGCCTTCATTAAAGAAATGAAGGAGTACGCAAAGCAGACGATCAGAGAAATCAAAAGCAGCAATCAAAAGTTTAAGCACGACAATATCACAGGAACACATTGCCCTGACTGCGGAAAACTGATGCTGAAAGTAAACGGCAAACGCGGCACAATGCTCGTCTGCCAGGACAGGGAGTGCGGCCATCGGAAAACGGTCGCCAAACAGACGAACGCCCGCTGCCCGGTTTGCCATAAGCGCATGGAGCTGCGCGGCCACGGGGAAGGCCAAACCTTTGCCTGTGTCTGCGGCCACCGCGAAAAGCTCTCCGTTTTCGAAAAGCGCAGAGCCAAAGACAAAAATTCAAAAGCGTCAAAACGCGATGTACACTCTTACATGAAAAAGCAAAACAAGGATGAGCCGATCAACAATGCGCTCGCCGAACAGCTGAAGAAGCTGAAGCTTGATCAATAA